GTGTCACTGTATTGCTCTCTGTGAGGATAGCAGCGGCTCAGCTTGAAGTACATCTTCTTCCACTCCAAGTGACCTTTATCTGACACCATCAGCCGCTTTCGGATCTGAAgaagaggaacacacacaaactttaaGACATGACccaaggagagaaaaatgctttgaaatATCAACTTTAATCTTAGCTTTCATGAGAAATTCTTCTGCGCACCAATTCagtacctcacacacacaaaataactaCTCAAAAGTTGGGAGGTTTCACTTATATTACAGGACTAAGTTTTGGCCCATAGCTTTACTGTAACCTACTTTAGCTTAAAGCCTGAGACTGCCTCACATGCTTATCAAGTGCATGCTTTTGAGCGTGGTGACGGGTTAATCCAGTGTCAGTTagcacacagagcagcctgCCATTTTCCAGTAGCAAGTCTGGTTTATCAGAGATGCGTGACCTCCTTGTCAAATGATTTTCATGACATGTATGTCCAAAAGACGGCCAGGCCATCATGTTCTTAATGACTTGCCTGGTTAAATaaatttcaaatataaaacatatttgtaaAGAAAAGTGAGGAAGACAACTAGGAAGAGTTCACCATTCTCATTCTACACATATTTAGGGAGCACCCATCATTTCTAcgtgcctgcctgtctgtgaaGTGGTACTGGCACAGTCTCTTCCACAGCAGCCGATCCTCAGTGAGGGCCCCCAGCTCAGGGCACACCTGGCCCAGGCTGACCAGATCCCTGCCGTCCGACAGACGCTGCATGATGTTCAGCTGCAGACTGGCAGGCAGGTCAGTCAGAGTCATGCCTGTAGACGTGGGCTGAAGAAAATGGCAGTCAAAAAGTTTAGGAATATAAAAGACTTCTATTTCTATTAAATACCCTACATTTTCCATCATAAGAACACATCTATGGGTTTGCATTTTGTGTAGACGCTTACCCTATTGATCTGGATGttgtccagctgctgctgccactgcatGATGTTCTCCATGCGGTGCACCCAGATGTTGATGTTCCCCACCAGGACAGACTTGCCCATGTCCTGAACAAGACCACACAGCGAGATGTAAagcatctgcagcagctccttGATGGGACGAACGTTCTGCTGGTCATCAAGAACTGAGAAGGAAGACAAGAAATCTAATATTCACTCAACTCCCTTCAAGACTGAAAAGTGTGACTGTAAAGCCTGGGTGTTACAGAGAATTTAACAGCTACCAAACAAATGGCTGAAGATTGTTGTGAATCACCTATACACACATTATTAAACCAAATGTTTTGGAGTGGCTGGACTCTCCTCCTGTGGTGCTCATGATATTGGGCCAACAAGTGTCATAACACCACCTAAACAACCTGAATGTCTGTTTAGCAGAGGGAACATTTAGTTTACACTGTGGCTTGCAGAAGAGTCTGgtgactgtcagtgtttttcaccGTGTCATTATAGCACTAAATTTACTCCCCAGTCTTCTTTAGATGTGGTCAGGGCTCATTTCCTCACCTACTGGTGCAAACAAGAGCACAGGAAGGCTTCATCTTTTCTCTACGTTCATTGTGTGTGTCTACCTCTCCATAACcaacaataaagaaaatgaaataaactcaATGAAGGCGAACTGTGCGCCTGTGTATCTCTGTGCATCTAAGAATTAGACAGACCACATCAGAAAGACGAAACCTTTGGACACATAAAGGGGAGAAACTGAGAAGCAAACTGGTTGAGTGACTTTAAACGAGCGACGAGGCTCACCTTTCTGTACCACTCTCTCCAGAATATTCATGTAGTTTTTCTGCGCCACTCCGCTGAGCGAGGGGAGCTGGGACTTGGCGATAAGCTCCAGGAGCTAGAGACAgcaagaaagaaacacaacataaatTTCATCCCATCAGCTGCTGAGACTCTCTGTTCCTTTGCCTCATTACTTGATGTTTGTTATGCTGCATTCTTACAAAGGCACTTGCGCTACTAATAATAAATGCTGCCCAGAACAAAATCTGGAGCCATTCCACCTGGTCATTACTCTCAGCTGAAGCTGGATCCAACAACCATAGAACAACATTCTTCCCTCTTGGTGTCTTTAGGGGAAGAAGCTACTGGAAAGGTGTTGGACAACAGCCCAGACTGTCAACAACGTCCGCCTCCACAAACAAGCTTTTAATCATTTGACTCCTGATCCTCCTGTCATGTGAATTAGTTGAATCATTtgacagagagtgtgtgcacTTGTGGTTCCATCCATGTTTGTGTTGCGTGTGTATATGTAGGTCTGACAGGTTGTTGCCGTTGGCTAGTGGACAAACAGCGGCTTCCAGGTTGGCATGTCTGGCTTGTCACAGATGCTATGACATCATGGAGAAACACCCCCCACCCCGAGTCCAGAGCTTGTGACCTTTGTCATCATATCAACATCAACATATTGTGGGGCACTTTCTGGTAAACGGGATACTTGGCAGTGCTAGTAGGTTAAGTTATGAGAACTTTCCTCATTGCATACTTCTATTCTAAGTAAGCATTCCACCAAATCCTAAATGAGACCTTGATAAGTTTGGGAGTCTGAATAATACCCAAATTTGAACTGAATTACATTCTCACCCTCCCTGTCTGTTTTACCAAGTTTAAGCTTCTTTGCTCTCTCCTGGCTCCCTTTTTCCATTCTTTCCAGCACCATTCCTAAAACCTAATCCCATGCCCCTCTTCTTTTAGCAGCTCATCAAGTGTTCCTCTCTTTGTAGAGCAGCCGGGCAGAACAACGTGCGTTTCCGTATCTACTTTTAGCCCCCGCTGTTTGCTAAACTGCACTTCATACCTTGGCGTGCAGCTCATAttttccacaaacacaccaacagtaTTCAAAGCAGTGCATCTTACTTAACATACAATTGTATTGCTAAAACACATTCAAGTTTCTGTCTCCTTGAAGTAACCTCCATTTGTCTGCTCTGAGAAGAGAGACGACCACttgttgtctctgtgtggatGAACCTGATCTGTGTAACTGAGAGGGAGTTAAATGAACCCACAAATGCCATCAGACACAACAAGAGAAGAGCAGTGACCCAGGACAGCGTGTCCAGACTAGATGCTCGTGTTACGCAGCCATATTGTTCTTTGGGCTTACTACACTACACTGCACTCGTTAGCTGGAGCCTACACTAAAAGGTCAATCCAAACCttcaacagacacagacacaaatggcCATCTGTGGAAAATTAAGGGAAAGGGATTAAAAACTTTGGTTGCTCGTGGAATAGTATGTTATTTTGTGTTCTGATGACTCAGGAATATCATAATTATTACAATGACATAACTGTTTACGCTTGTGTTTATgactgcagatgaaaacaacaaaaacagccatAAACCGTGATCCCCTGTAATATCATTGCCctgcaaaaacaggaaattgctATGTCTCATCCTGATCCCAGCATATTCATTAGGATGGCAGttaaataagagagagagagaagttcaaGAGAATTGTGAGACgtttgtgtatgcgtgtgtatgtTTGTGGGTCTGAATCACCTGACAACCACCCGTCGGGTGGTCGCACCTCACCACACAGCTGTCACCCCCCTCCACCAGCAGAGGAGAACACGCGCACATGCAGCTCTCAGCTCACATGCGAGAACATGTGGGAGAGCTGGTGTTTGCCTCAGTGTGGGGACACTCTGATGTGGACGGGGGAAAAGCTCTCTATCAAGCTCTATCAGTATCCCATCATGATATGATGAAGGTTGATGAATGTTGATGATGTCACCTCCCCCCGTAGAAATTTGTCACAAAGCCATTTGGCATCCTTAAAGCAAACGCTATGCATATAGTGGGATGTTTGAAGGGTCCAACATAGTGCAACACTTCAATTCAGACTCACATGAAACCCTTAAAGTGAATTAACTGGGTAACAAATGAGATCTGATTATGCAGCTTTGCTTCAACTCAGTTCAGGGATGCCAAATGGCTTTATCAATCATATtacaacaaaacagcatgtGATGTCACACTATCCAACcacggacacacacatacactccctCGGTCGGTATCACCACTATTGAGAGAATCTTGTCTGCAGAGCATTGATAAGAACCTGGCAAAAGCCTACACACCCTCTTAACCTTAACCCTTTCTCTGCCACCAGCAAAACTATTAACAACcgcagagaaggagaaacaaaaggGACAGAAGGAactggagagacagaaagatgaggaCTCACTCTGACAACGTAATTAAATCTCCTCGTGTCCTTGATGGCGCTGCAGAAATCTAAGCGGTTGAAGGCCTCTCCCAGCGTACAATATCCATGGCGCTGAGAGAATTTAATTATCAGGGTATTAGATTGTGATCCTCAGCAGGAGAATAGAGTTTTCTCAGCATGTTTACATTAGCAATGATGATATGAAAAGTTGATGTGAAACTAAATGAGCTGTTGTTTGTTACCTCCTTGGTGCTTCCTTTATGAACATAAATCCAC
This sequence is a window from Scatophagus argus isolate fScaArg1 chromosome 9, fScaArg1.pri, whole genome shotgun sequence. Protein-coding genes within it:
- the fbxo32 gene encoding F-box only protein 32 translates to MPFLGQDWRSPGQSWVKTEEGWKKTTTDDKNNNVSVESFCKAEEEECFNKENLLLSLGYDMAAKKRKKDLMNNNTKVPYFHREKWIYVHKGSTKERHGYCTLGEAFNRLDFCSAIKDTRRFNYVVRLLELIAKSQLPSLSGVAQKNYMNILERVVQKVLDDQQNVRPIKELLQMLYISLCGLVQDMGKSVLVGNINIWVHRMENIMQWQQQLDNIQINRPTSTGMTLTDLPASLQLNIMQRLSDGRDLVSLGQVCPELGALTEDRLLWKRLCQYHFTDRQIRKRLMVSDKGHLEWKKMYFKLSRCYPHREQYSDTLHFCTHCHILFWKDTNHPCTANNPESCTMSLSPQDFINLFNF